A part of Myxococcus landrumus genomic DNA contains:
- a CDS encoding glutathione S-transferase N-terminal domain-containing protein — MIDLYTFATPNGRKVSIALEELGLPYTVKSVDITQGDQFKPEFLAINPNNKIPAIVDSEGPDGRPLTVFESGAILLYLAEKTGRLMPSSLRGKTEVTQWLMFQMGGVGPMFGQFNHFHRFLSTKIPYAVDRYTQESKRLIGVLDGQLGKGDYVAGAYSIADIALYPWVRGVRDYAPDLFHGTHNVPQWLERVGSRPAVQRGMKVP; from the coding sequence ATGATTGACCTGTACACGTTCGCCACGCCCAACGGGCGCAAGGTGTCCATCGCCCTGGAGGAGCTGGGGCTGCCCTACACCGTGAAGTCGGTGGACATCACCCAGGGCGACCAGTTCAAGCCCGAGTTCCTGGCCATCAACCCCAACAACAAGATTCCGGCCATCGTCGACTCCGAGGGTCCGGACGGCCGGCCCCTCACCGTCTTCGAGTCGGGCGCCATCCTGCTGTACCTCGCGGAGAAGACGGGCCGGCTGATGCCGTCCAGCCTGCGCGGCAAGACGGAGGTGACGCAGTGGCTGATGTTCCAGATGGGCGGCGTGGGCCCCATGTTCGGCCAGTTCAACCACTTCCACCGCTTCCTCTCGACGAAGATTCCCTACGCGGTGGACCGCTACACGCAGGAGTCGAAGCGGCTCATCGGCGTGCTCGACGGACAGCTCGGCAAGGGTGACTACGTCGCGGGCGCGTACTCCATCGCGGACATCGCCCTGTACCCCTGGGTCCGCGGCGTGCGCGACTACGCCCCCGACCTCTTCCACGGAACGCACAACGTGCCGCAGTGGCTGGAGCGAGTGGGCAGCCGTCCCGCCGTCCAGCGCGGCATGAAGGTGCCCTGA
- a CDS encoding protein adenylyltransferase SelO codes for MSTLEQLRFDNTYARLPSGFGARVEPRALSNTRLVSANPAALRLLGLTPEEARRPEFIEAMGGGRPLSGMEPFAMVYAGHQFGVYVPRLGDGRAMLLGEVRAPSGEKWDLHLKGGGPTPFSRGGDGRAVLRSSIREYLCGEAMHGLGIPTTRALCLLGSDAPVYREEVETGAMIVRMAPSHVRFGTFEFFHYTEQNEHVARLADHVIDAHFPHLSGAPDRHVRFYTEVVERTARLVAQWQAVGFAHGVMNTDNMSILGLTLDYGPFGFLDEFEPGFICNHSDHRGRYAFDQQPRIAMWNLACLGEALLTLITEDQARAALATFEPSFSAHFLTRMRAKLGLREAKEEDRALVGDLFALMAEARVDYTRFFRALSRVDAVMEMFPDRARFEAWAERYRARLTAEGSVDTERQARMERVNPRYVLRNWMAQDAITQAQRGDFSQVDRLLAALEDPFTERSDNAELTREPPAWGRHLVVSCSS; via the coding sequence ATGTCCACGCTCGAACAGCTCCGCTTCGACAACACCTATGCCCGCCTGCCCTCTGGTTTCGGGGCGAGGGTGGAACCTCGCGCCCTCTCGAACACCCGACTGGTGAGCGCCAACCCCGCGGCGCTGCGCTTGCTGGGCCTGACGCCCGAAGAAGCGCGGAGGCCGGAGTTCATCGAGGCGATGGGCGGCGGACGTCCGCTGTCCGGCATGGAGCCCTTCGCGATGGTGTACGCGGGGCACCAGTTCGGCGTGTACGTGCCCAGGCTCGGGGATGGACGGGCGATGTTGCTGGGCGAGGTGCGGGCTCCCTCGGGAGAGAAGTGGGACCTGCACCTCAAGGGCGGTGGCCCCACGCCCTTCTCGCGAGGAGGAGACGGCAGGGCGGTGCTGCGCTCCTCCATCCGCGAGTACCTGTGCGGCGAGGCCATGCACGGGCTGGGCATCCCCACCACGCGGGCGCTGTGCCTGTTGGGCAGCGACGCGCCGGTGTACCGGGAAGAGGTGGAGACGGGCGCGATGATTGTGCGGATGGCACCGTCGCACGTGCGCTTCGGCACCTTCGAGTTCTTCCACTACACCGAGCAGAACGAGCACGTCGCGCGCCTGGCGGACCACGTCATCGACGCGCACTTCCCGCACCTGTCCGGTGCGCCGGACCGGCACGTGCGCTTCTACACGGAGGTGGTGGAGCGCACCGCGCGGCTGGTGGCGCAGTGGCAGGCGGTGGGCTTCGCGCACGGGGTGATGAACACGGACAACATGTCCATCCTGGGGCTCACGCTGGACTATGGACCCTTCGGGTTCCTGGATGAGTTCGAGCCGGGCTTCATCTGCAACCACTCCGACCACCGAGGCCGCTACGCGTTCGACCAGCAGCCGCGCATCGCGATGTGGAACCTGGCGTGTCTGGGCGAGGCGCTGCTCACGCTCATCACGGAGGACCAGGCCCGCGCGGCGCTCGCGACCTTCGAGCCGAGCTTCAGCGCGCACTTCCTGACGCGGATGCGCGCGAAGCTGGGGCTGCGCGAGGCGAAGGAGGAGGACCGCGCGCTGGTGGGCGACCTGTTCGCGCTCATGGCCGAGGCCCGGGTGGACTACACGCGCTTCTTCCGCGCGCTGTCGCGGGTGGACGCGGTGATGGAGATGTTCCCGGACCGCGCGCGCTTCGAGGCGTGGGCGGAGCGCTACCGCGCGCGGCTGACCGCCGAGGGCAGCGTGGACACGGAGCGGCAAGCCCGCATGGAGCGCGTCAATCCGCGCTACGTGTTGCGCAACTGGATGGCGCAAGACGCCATCACGCAAGCGCAGCGCGGGGACTTCTCGCAGGTGGACCGATTGCTCGCGGCCCTCGAGGACCCGTTCACCGAGCGCTCCGACAACGCCGAGCTCACCCGGGAGCCCCCCGCGTGGGGACGGCATCTGGTGGTGAGCTGCAGCTCGTGA
- a CDS encoding SDR family oxidoreductase: MRAFVTGSTGLLGSNVVRALVAGGHTVRALARSASKARQVLGGLEGVEVVEGDMLEVKGFAAALDGCDVVIHTAAYFREYYAPGDHWPKLYAINVKATVELAEEAHRRGVKRFVDISSSGTVGTKPDGSPGDEHTPPAPVASANLYFKSKVESERELNAFSARSGLEVVYILPGWMFGPWDAGPTAAGQFVLDFLAGKMPALLDGGSVLVDARDVARATVVAAEKGRGGERYVVGGEFVDLATLSQTLEQVSGVKGPRRTLPHGLALALAVVGQTWARLTGTATSLTVEGVQVMHAKLSVDSTKARRELGASFRPLEETLRDTVAWLREHKLQAAPAVGKKPQVATSP, from the coding sequence ATGCGCGCATTCGTGACGGGAAGCACGGGGCTGTTGGGAAGCAACGTGGTGCGGGCGTTGGTGGCCGGGGGGCACACGGTGCGGGCGTTGGCCCGCTCGGCGTCGAAGGCGCGCCAGGTGCTGGGGGGCCTGGAGGGAGTGGAGGTGGTGGAAGGGGACATGCTGGAGGTGAAGGGCTTCGCGGCCGCATTGGACGGCTGTGACGTGGTCATCCACACGGCGGCCTACTTCCGTGAATACTACGCGCCCGGCGACCACTGGCCGAAGCTGTATGCCATCAACGTGAAGGCCACGGTGGAGCTGGCCGAGGAGGCCCACCGGCGCGGGGTGAAGCGCTTCGTGGACATCAGCTCCTCGGGGACGGTGGGGACGAAGCCGGACGGCTCGCCCGGAGACGAGCACACGCCGCCCGCGCCCGTCGCCTCCGCCAACCTGTACTTCAAGAGCAAGGTGGAGTCGGAGCGGGAGCTGAATGCCTTCAGCGCGCGCTCGGGGCTGGAGGTGGTCTACATCCTGCCGGGGTGGATGTTCGGCCCCTGGGACGCGGGCCCCACGGCCGCGGGCCAGTTCGTGCTGGATTTCCTCGCGGGGAAGATGCCGGCGCTGCTCGATGGAGGCTCGGTGCTGGTGGATGCGCGCGACGTGGCACGCGCCACGGTGGTGGCGGCCGAGAAGGGACGTGGGGGCGAGCGGTATGTCGTCGGCGGCGAGTTCGTGGACCTGGCGACCCTCTCCCAGACACTCGAGCAGGTGTCGGGCGTGAAGGGGCCGCGCCGGACGCTGCCGCATGGGCTGGCGCTGGCCCTGGCGGTGGTGGGGCAGACGTGGGCCCGGCTGACAGGGACCGCGACGTCGCTGACGGTGGAGGGGGTCCAGGTCATGCACGCGAAGCTGAGCGTGGATTCGACGAAGGCTCGCCGGGAGCTGGGCGCGTCGTTCCGCCCGTTGGAGGAGACGCTGCGGGACACGGTGGCATGGCTGCGGGAGCACAAGCTCCAGGCCGCGCCCGCCGTGGGGAAGAAGCCCCAGGTGGCGACGTCCCCCTGA
- a CDS encoding TetR/AcrR family transcriptional regulator, with translation MTTRGVKKKAAAPRRRAYHHGDLRQALVDATLKLIEVEDVGAVSLREVARRAGVTAAAPYHHFRDKDALLAAVAEEGYRALNQRMDEALASTRPPRTDHQLRALARCYVRFAVEHPAHYRVMFRREWSDEEKYAGLHTEGMRAYGRLQVLAQEAKEATGGKVDMDTLAFTIWAWVHGLAALWNEGPLRKKSRSDSIEPLLERSTELFIGWVMAK, from the coding sequence ATGACGACCCGGGGTGTGAAGAAGAAGGCGGCGGCGCCGCGACGGCGGGCCTACCACCACGGCGACCTGCGTCAGGCCCTGGTGGACGCGACCCTGAAGCTCATCGAGGTGGAAGACGTGGGCGCGGTGTCGCTGCGCGAAGTCGCCCGGAGGGCGGGAGTCACGGCGGCGGCGCCCTACCACCACTTCCGGGACAAGGACGCGCTCCTGGCCGCCGTGGCGGAGGAGGGTTACCGGGCCCTCAACCAGCGGATGGACGAGGCGCTGGCGAGCACGCGGCCTCCCCGCACGGACCACCAGCTCCGGGCGCTCGCGCGCTGCTACGTGCGCTTCGCCGTGGAGCACCCCGCGCACTACCGCGTCATGTTCCGGCGCGAGTGGAGCGATGAAGAGAAGTACGCGGGCCTGCACACGGAGGGCATGCGCGCCTACGGGCGCCTCCAGGTGCTGGCCCAGGAGGCCAAGGAGGCCACGGGCGGCAAGGTGGACATGGACACGCTGGCCTTCACCATCTGGGCCTGGGTGCATGGCCTGGCCGCGCTGTGGAACGAGGGGCCGCTGCGCAAGAAGTCCCGGAGCGACTCCATCGAGCCGCTGCTGGAGCGCTCCACGGAGCTGTTCATCGGGTGGGTGATGGCGAAGTAG
- a CDS encoding inorganic diphosphatase, with the protein MTDFSRLPTRGLRGAFHVVVESPRGSTVKLKYDAPLGAFSLSRPMPRGMRYPFDWGFIPSTKGPDGDPLDAMVLWDEATWPGVVLPCRALGVLQVDQKRSGGKPDERERNDRILAVPMVAPRYEFLRTYEDVSQLEREELAYFFLAAVHFENKDARILGWEGPEAVETMLAAQLEAGG; encoded by the coding sequence ATGACGGACTTCTCCCGCCTGCCCACGCGCGGACTCCGGGGCGCATTCCATGTCGTCGTCGAGTCGCCTCGGGGCTCGACCGTGAAGCTCAAGTACGACGCCCCGCTCGGCGCCTTCTCCCTCTCCCGGCCGATGCCCCGAGGGATGCGATATCCGTTCGATTGGGGATTCATTCCCTCGACGAAGGGGCCGGATGGGGACCCGCTCGACGCCATGGTGCTCTGGGATGAGGCCACCTGGCCCGGAGTCGTGTTGCCCTGTCGCGCGCTGGGGGTGCTCCAGGTGGACCAGAAGCGAAGTGGCGGAAAGCCCGACGAGCGGGAGCGCAATGACCGCATCCTCGCGGTGCCCATGGTCGCGCCCCGGTACGAGTTCCTGCGCACCTACGAGGATGTCTCCCAGCTCGAGCGCGAGGAACTGGCGTACTTCTTCCTCGCCGCCGTGCACTTCGAGAACAAGGACGCGCGCATCCTCGGCTGGGAGGGCCCCGAAGCCGTCGAGACGATGTTGGCCGCGCAGCTCGAGGCGGGAGGCTAG
- a CDS encoding CHAD domain-containing protein — protein sequence MAQPTPIRGLSPDSELGLAARRILVARLADIRKPEAKLSDTFDDEAVHDMRVATRRLRAAFQMFRPLGGWVARLEPEVKRLQDALGGVRDLHVQSAWLRTVAMEARRETPGTRADITALGKAWLSGLASNETRLREELERWRSRTLPLLLRKVDVLEDAHRFVGRRVKEPLDWRVRRVRKRMDVYADSPDAASAHALRKDLKKLRYELEVFQPALRRTLGAMVQVFAPLQEGLGELHDADVRLEMFERLAARGKPRERKAARALLPLIRDGRAKSSAEVARELQRWHAEAIPRRLSQVLA from the coding sequence ATGGCGCAGCCCACGCCCATTCGAGGACTGAGCCCGGACAGCGAACTCGGGCTCGCCGCGCGGCGCATCCTCGTGGCGAGGTTGGCGGACATCCGCAAGCCCGAGGCGAAGCTCTCCGACACGTTCGACGACGAGGCCGTGCATGACATGCGCGTGGCCACACGGCGGCTGCGCGCGGCCTTCCAGATGTTCCGGCCACTCGGCGGATGGGTCGCCCGGCTGGAGCCGGAGGTGAAGCGGCTCCAGGACGCGCTGGGCGGCGTGAGAGACCTCCATGTCCAGTCGGCGTGGCTGCGGACGGTCGCGATGGAGGCACGGCGGGAGACACCGGGGACGCGCGCCGACATCACGGCGCTGGGCAAGGCGTGGCTCTCCGGGCTGGCGTCCAATGAAACCCGGTTGCGTGAGGAGCTGGAGCGGTGGCGGTCCCGAACGCTTCCCCTCCTGCTGCGCAAGGTCGACGTGCTGGAGGATGCACACCGCTTCGTCGGGCGCCGGGTGAAGGAGCCGCTGGACTGGCGGGTGCGGCGGGTGCGCAAGCGGATGGACGTCTACGCGGATTCGCCCGACGCGGCGTCAGCCCATGCGCTGCGCAAGGACCTGAAGAAGCTGCGCTATGAGCTGGAGGTCTTCCAGCCGGCGCTGCGCCGCACCCTGGGCGCGATGGTGCAGGTGTTCGCTCCGCTCCAGGAAGGGCTCGGCGAACTGCATGACGCGGACGTGCGGCTCGAGATGTTCGAGCGGCTCGCTGCCCGAGGAAAGCCTCGGGAGCGAAAGGCGGCCCGCGCGCTGCTGCCGCTCATTCGCGATGGCCGGGCGAAGAGCTCCGCGGAGGTCGCCCGGGAGCTCCAGCGCTGGCACGCCGAGGCGATTCCCCGGCGCCTGAGTCAGGTGCTCGCGTAA
- a CDS encoding Hsp70 family protein → MHACGLDFGTSNTAAALPDGTVLSLQPHTSEPRLYRSVMFFPDDEREIYTGADAINRYMEDNTGRFIQSVKSFLHSSSFRATQVKGRTFTIEELVAILLRRVREAAGVHLGTPPEAVILGRPAVFTPDPEADALAQKRLHRAAELAGFQHIEFLIEPIAAALAYEAQLQRDELVLVADFGAGTTDLTLMRLGPSHRGAKDRRPDVVGSTGVRIGGDRFDAEIMRHKLLPRFGAGSTYRVRGLSDKRLPIPQHVVAKLLSWHEMSFIREKSTQDLLATMLETSDKQAEIQALHDLVMDNLGYRLFRAIEAAKVRLSREEVATVDFEEARINLHEPITRQEFEAFSKPLLDELEQCTEGLLARHPEAQKIDAVFLTGGSSQIPAVRQLYVRRFGEERVRTADAFTSVAEGLGRASAALG, encoded by the coding sequence ATGCACGCCTGCGGACTCGACTTCGGAACCAGCAACACCGCGGCGGCCCTGCCCGACGGCACGGTGCTGTCCCTGCAACCCCACACCTCGGAGCCGCGCCTCTACCGCTCCGTCATGTTCTTCCCGGATGACGAGCGCGAAATCTACACAGGCGCCGACGCCATCAATCGCTACATGGAGGACAACACCGGACGCTTCATCCAGTCCGTGAAGTCCTTCCTCCACTCCTCCTCCTTCCGCGCCACCCAGGTGAAGGGCCGCACCTTCACCATCGAGGAGCTGGTCGCCATCCTCCTGCGCCGGGTCCGCGAGGCCGCGGGTGTCCATCTGGGCACGCCCCCGGAAGCCGTCATCCTGGGCCGCCCCGCCGTCTTCACGCCGGACCCGGAAGCGGATGCACTCGCGCAGAAGCGCCTCCACCGCGCCGCCGAGCTCGCCGGCTTCCAGCACATCGAGTTCCTCATCGAGCCCATCGCCGCCGCGCTCGCCTACGAGGCCCAGCTCCAGCGCGATGAGCTCGTCCTCGTCGCCGACTTCGGCGCAGGTACCACGGACCTCACGCTGATGCGCCTGGGCCCCTCGCACCGAGGCGCCAAGGACCGCCGCCCCGACGTCGTCGGCTCCACCGGTGTGCGCATCGGCGGTGACCGCTTCGACGCCGAAATCATGCGCCACAAGCTGCTGCCCCGCTTCGGCGCCGGCTCCACCTACCGGGTCCGAGGACTCAGCGACAAGCGCCTGCCCATCCCCCAGCACGTGGTGGCCAAGCTGCTCTCCTGGCACGAGATGTCCTTCATCCGTGAGAAGTCCACCCAGGACCTGCTCGCGACCATGCTGGAGACCAGCGACAAGCAGGCCGAAATCCAGGCCCTGCACGACCTGGTGATGGACAACCTGGGCTACCGCCTCTTCCGCGCCATCGAGGCCGCCAAGGTCCGCCTGTCCCGCGAGGAAGTGGCCACCGTGGACTTCGAGGAGGCGCGCATCAACCTCCACGAGCCCATCACCCGCCAGGAGTTCGAGGCGTTCAGCAAGCCGCTCCTCGACGAGCTGGAGCAGTGCACGGAAGGACTGCTCGCCCGCCACCCCGAGGCCCAGAAAATCGACGCGGTGTTCCTCACCGGTGGCTCCTCGCAGATTCCCGCCGTGCGCCAGCTCTACGTGCGCCGCTTCGGTGAGGAGCGCGTGCGCACCGCGGACGCGTTCACCTCCGTCGCCGAGGGTCTCGGCCGCGCCTCCGCCGCCCTGGGCTGA
- a CDS encoding DUF2254 domain-containing protein — translation MEGRTRRPHEGQSLRWWVRHQLWIPPLVGVLVGGCLGVLLVQPSLPVVGKLLTGAAWQATANEARNTLSTVLGIVLTSLSIILSLSMLVVQNAAGQYSPRLLRMYLHSAGVRVVIPVFVGTSVFCLVASHAFGLVSEVERAPRPALALAMVLLVLCEGALIYSVFQTFQLMRVENLVRRVREDTLGTARTLEGFRVHDLPRPLPPRPRAATAHPLRSRHNGFIAAVDAQAMLDVATARRLVVQVERSIGEPVTRGEALGWFDTETDSRPEASDEALVLRAIRLDRWRDDDRDLALGVRQLVDVAIKALSPGINDPYTAVEAVDQLTFLLCELSRMRLGPRVLADDAGTPRVFLRGPTLRDLLTLATDQILRYGAEEPAVVLRLLRLTAAVGQRMPEAEDRQAAREQLRAFLAVSEQTQPGASWHVLLRHHTEALEQALDGGPWPPLPAIGF, via the coding sequence TTGGAAGGACGCACCCGGCGCCCCCACGAAGGGCAGTCCCTGCGCTGGTGGGTGCGCCACCAGTTGTGGATTCCTCCTCTCGTGGGAGTCCTCGTCGGCGGGTGCCTGGGCGTGCTCCTCGTGCAGCCGTCCCTCCCCGTCGTGGGCAAGCTGCTGACCGGAGCCGCCTGGCAGGCCACGGCCAACGAAGCACGCAACACCCTCTCCACGGTGCTGGGCATCGTGCTCACCTCGCTCAGCATCATCCTGTCCCTGTCCATGCTCGTGGTGCAGAACGCCGCGGGGCAGTACTCGCCGCGCCTGTTGCGGATGTATCTGCACAGCGCGGGTGTGCGCGTGGTCATTCCGGTGTTCGTCGGAACGAGCGTGTTCTGCCTCGTGGCCTCTCACGCGTTCGGCCTCGTCTCGGAGGTCGAGCGCGCACCCCGCCCCGCCCTCGCGCTGGCCATGGTGCTGCTCGTCCTCTGTGAAGGCGCGCTCATCTACTCAGTGTTCCAGACGTTTCAGCTCATGCGCGTGGAGAACCTGGTCCGACGCGTGCGCGAGGACACACTGGGCACGGCGCGAACGCTCGAGGGCTTTCGCGTCCATGACCTGCCCAGGCCCCTTCCCCCGCGCCCTCGCGCGGCGACGGCCCATCCCCTGCGTTCTCGGCACAACGGATTCATCGCGGCCGTCGATGCCCAGGCGATGCTCGACGTGGCCACGGCGCGAAGGCTGGTGGTCCAGGTGGAGCGCTCCATCGGTGAGCCAGTGACGCGAGGCGAGGCACTGGGCTGGTTCGACACGGAGACCGACTCACGGCCTGAAGCCTCGGACGAGGCGCTCGTGCTCCGCGCCATCCGCCTGGACCGGTGGCGCGACGACGACAGGGACCTCGCCCTGGGCGTACGTCAACTGGTGGACGTGGCCATCAAGGCGTTGTCTCCGGGAATCAACGACCCGTACACCGCCGTCGAGGCCGTGGACCAGCTCACATTCCTGCTGTGCGAGCTGAGCCGGATGCGATTGGGGCCGAGGGTGCTCGCGGATGATGCTGGAACCCCGCGTGTGTTCCTTCGAGGCCCCACGCTGCGAGACCTGCTCACCCTGGCCACGGACCAGATTCTCCGCTACGGCGCGGAGGAGCCCGCCGTGGTGCTCCGGCTCCTGCGCCTGACCGCCGCCGTGGGGCAACGCATGCCCGAAGCGGAGGACCGGCAAGCCGCTCGCGAGCAGCTTCGCGCCTTCCTCGCTGTCTCCGAGCAGACACAACCCGGAGCCTCCTGGCATGTGCTCCTGCGCCACCACACCGAGGCCCTGGAGCAGGCGCTCGACGGCGGGCCGTGGCCACCCCTCCCCGCCATCGGCTTCTGA
- a CDS encoding MgtC/SapB family protein, with the protein MAAEFGSGEVLVRLLVAGGAGIILGLPYRKRPGGVRTHYLVTLGAALFCTSGANLAGASPVEALRIIQGVASGIGFVGAASVLKKGSAIFGITTAASIWIGAAVGCEAALGDPLLAACVAPAIALTSWWVGLLEQRVFHRRRVMHGSRELRELLGEKKDEDAER; encoded by the coding sequence ATGGCCGCGGAGTTTGGAAGTGGAGAAGTGCTCGTCCGGCTCCTCGTCGCGGGGGGCGCCGGCATCATCCTGGGCCTGCCCTATCGCAAGCGGCCAGGCGGCGTGAGGACGCACTACCTGGTGACGCTGGGCGCCGCGCTCTTCTGCACCTCCGGAGCGAATCTGGCGGGGGCCTCTCCCGTGGAGGCGCTGCGAATCATCCAGGGCGTGGCGTCCGGCATCGGCTTCGTGGGCGCGGCGAGCGTCCTCAAGAAGGGCAGCGCCATCTTTGGAATCACCACCGCCGCCTCCATCTGGATTGGCGCGGCGGTGGGATGTGAGGCCGCGCTGGGAGACCCGCTGCTCGCCGCGTGTGTGGCGCCGGCCATCGCCTTGACGAGCTGGTGGGTGGGTCTGCTGGAGCAGCGAGTGTTCCACCGCAGACGTGTCATGCACGGCTCACGAGAGCTTCGGGAGCTGCTCGGCGAGAAGAAGGACGAAGACGCGGAGCGCTGA
- a CDS encoding arylsulfatase, translating into MASNGKSKGNGNGHNGKQSGKKPNILVIWGDDIGLWNISAYNQGMMGYRTPNIDRIAKEGALMTDCYGQQSCTAGRAAFITGMNPLRTGLTTIGMPGADYGLQDSDPTIAELLKPLGYTCGQFGKNHLGDSNRYLPTVHGFDEFHGNLYHLNAENEPECPDYPKDPAFKDHFGPRGVLHSWATERDDPTEEHRWGRVGKQKVVDTGPLTQKRMETVDGEFLASSLAFMEEAVKADKPFFIWHNTTRTHVWTFLQEKYRNKTGKGLYADAMTELDDIVGMLLAKLDELGIADNTLVVFSTDNGVEKMSWPDGGNAPFRGEKGSTWEGGVRVPCVVRWPGVIEPGTVINDIFAHEDWMPTFVAAAGGPEDLVEKCKQGYSASGKKFRVHLDGYDQRGLLSGKEPGQRHEFVYVLDSGNIAAVRYDDWKVIFAYQDGHGPDMWFSGKRFDPTWPYLINLRSDPFEESLYSGLYTRWYGERMFLFVPAQMLVKKFAQSLLDFVPSQAPGSLSIGPLKDQVRHKMQETQKQGKSEVGDQVMAFAKEVEKAIHRLQQSHA; encoded by the coding sequence ATGGCGAGCAACGGCAAATCCAAGGGCAACGGCAACGGCCACAACGGCAAGCAGTCAGGGAAGAAGCCGAACATCCTCGTCATCTGGGGCGATGACATCGGCCTGTGGAACATCAGCGCGTACAACCAGGGGATGATGGGCTATCGCACGCCGAACATCGACCGCATCGCCAAGGAAGGCGCGTTGATGACGGACTGCTACGGCCAGCAGAGCTGCACCGCGGGCCGCGCGGCCTTCATCACTGGCATGAATCCCCTGCGCACCGGTTTGACCACCATTGGCATGCCCGGCGCCGACTACGGCCTCCAGGACTCCGACCCCACCATCGCCGAGCTGCTCAAGCCCCTGGGCTACACGTGCGGACAGTTCGGAAAGAATCACCTGGGCGACTCCAATCGCTACCTGCCCACCGTGCACGGCTTCGACGAGTTCCACGGGAACCTCTACCACCTCAACGCCGAGAACGAACCCGAGTGCCCTGACTACCCCAAGGACCCCGCGTTCAAGGACCACTTCGGTCCGCGCGGCGTGCTGCACTCGTGGGCCACCGAGCGCGACGACCCGACCGAGGAACACCGCTGGGGCCGAGTGGGCAAGCAGAAGGTCGTCGACACGGGCCCTCTCACCCAGAAGCGCATGGAGACCGTGGACGGAGAGTTCCTCGCCTCATCCCTGGCCTTCATGGAGGAGGCCGTGAAGGCGGACAAGCCCTTCTTCATCTGGCACAACACCACGCGCACCCACGTCTGGACCTTCTTGCAGGAGAAGTATCGCAACAAGACGGGCAAGGGGCTCTACGCGGACGCGATGACGGAGCTGGACGACATCGTGGGCATGCTGCTCGCGAAGCTCGACGAGCTGGGCATCGCGGACAACACCCTCGTCGTGTTCTCCACCGACAACGGCGTGGAGAAGATGAGCTGGCCGGACGGCGGCAACGCGCCCTTCCGGGGCGAGAAGGGCTCCACCTGGGAAGGCGGTGTGCGAGTGCCCTGTGTCGTGCGCTGGCCCGGTGTCATCGAGCCGGGCACGGTCATCAACGACATCTTCGCCCATGAAGACTGGATGCCCACGTTCGTCGCAGCGGCGGGTGGGCCCGAGGACCTGGTGGAGAAGTGCAAGCAGGGCTACAGCGCCAGCGGCAAGAAGTTCCGCGTGCACCTGGACGGGTATGACCAGCGCGGTCTCCTGTCCGGCAAGGAGCCCGGCCAGCGACACGAGTTCGTCTACGTGCTCGACAGCGGCAACATCGCGGCGGTCCGGTACGACGACTGGAAGGTCATCTTCGCCTACCAGGATGGCCACGGGCCGGACATGTGGTTCAGCGGCAAGCGCTTCGACCCCACGTGGCCGTACCTCATCAACCTCCGCTCGGACCCGTTCGAGGAGTCGCTCTACTCCGGCCTCTACACCCGCTGGTATGGCGAGCGGATGTTCCTCTTCGTCCCGGCCCAGATGCTGGTGAAGAAGTTCGCCCAGAGCCTCCTCGACTTCGTCCCGAGCCAGGCTCCGGGCAGCCTCAGCATCGGCCCCTTGAAGGACCAGGTGAGACACAAGATGCAGGAGACCCAGAAGCAAGGGAAGTCCGAGGTCGGTGACCAGGTGATGGCGTTCGCCAAGGAGGTGGAGAAGGCCATCCACCGCCTCCAGCAAAGCCATGCCTGA